TTTGCTAATAACATTCTTGAACTTCTCGAGGATGTTGAACGGCGACAACAGATGGGAGAGCTAGGTAGAAAACGAATGGAAGAGAAACTAGAGTGGCGACATCAAGTATCTAAACTGTTAGAGGCTTATAAGAAAGCTTGGCAACGGTAGTAAAAACACGGTATATGAATATGTCGTCAAAATACATTGGCAACTCGATCATCCGAAAGAATATCGGAAAGTTTTAATATTCAAAAACCTCAATTCCACTAGATGGCAAGTTTTTTGCTGGGATTAGAAACTTTGGGTGATTATGGAGTTGCCGAAAATAGCTAGAGACATCTCTCTAATTCAAAAAATTCCAGTCCTTAATAACCTACCTAATATATAGCGTTTCCTAAATAGCTGAGGTACACCCCAATCCTTGTGAGCAACATTAATAGCTTTGAAAAAGTATCTCACTACTTCAGAAACCGCTATATAGCAACTTTAATACTGATGGTAAAAATTTTTAAAAGAACGGGCTGCTGCTAAAGGATTGATTTGTGGTGTGATAGTAGGTTATTGCCAATCTTACCTCAAATTTATAATCTACTAGCGTCTTCGTTCAACAGTAAAACATTCATAGTGTTTTCGTTTTGGGACTGAATGATGATTGTACCTAAATTTTAAAGTTACAAACCACTCTATAAGATATATTAATATGTTTATACTAAATGATGTTAGCTGCAAGCTTAAATCAGTATAGACCTTCATGGTATGTACTTCTAATAAGGCTTTGCAATACTCATAGGTATTTGCTTTTATATTGATCAAACCAAAGCTTATAGATGATTGCATCGCTTTGTAACTCAAACAGTCTATACTATTTATATGTCATCTTTTAAAAGAGTACTATTCTCATCAATAGCTACGCTTTGTATCTACTCTAAGTAGATAAATATTGAGTTTATCGCTTAAAACCTGTACTTTTGAAGATTTATGTCAGCAAAATCTACGGAATCTAGAGAATCTATTGATTTAGACCTTAGTCGTTATTTATTGATATTGAAACGATGGTGGCTACCTGCTACTGTGATATTTACAGCTACAGTTATTCTCAGTGCTATAGCTACACAGTTTATGAAGCCATCCTATGAGGCGGAAGGAAAACTATTATTTAGAATCCCTTCTTTTAAAGTAGTAGGATCTAATCTTTTGCCTACTAATACAGAAGGAGGAGATGCAGGAGATTTAAAATCGCTGCTAGCCACTCAAAATCCTATAAACACTCAGATAGAAGTTATTTCTTCCCCGACTTTATTGCAAAGGACAATAGATAAGCTACAACTAAAAGACCAAGAAGGTAAACCTCTAGAAGTAGAAAAGCTCCGAAAATCTTTGACTCTGAAAATTGTGAGTGCCACAGATGTATTGCGAATTAGCTATACCAGCCCTGACCCTGAGCAATCAGCAGCAGTGGTCAACACAATTATGAGTCTTTATTTAGATAATGATATTCTGACAAATCGCTCTGAGGCGGCAGCAACTCGTCAATTTATTGCCAAGCAGCTTCCTAAAACTCAAGAAGTTGTTAATAATACAGAAGTAGCACTACGTATATTTAAACAGAAGTATCAGATAGCTGATCTGTCAGAGGAGACAAAGTCAGCTGTTGCAACTATTGGAAATCTAGACAATGAGATGAATACTGTTAAGGCTCAGCTGGATGAGGTAAACGCCCAAACCAACGAACTGCGCCAGAAAGTAGAGCTAAATTCTCAAGAAGCGATCGCTGTGAGTGCCCTCAGTCAGTCACCGGCAGTGCAGGGAGTTCTTACACAACTTCAAGAAACTGAGCGACAGCTAGCAATTGAGCGTAGCCGTTTCCTAGATGACAACCCTGTAATTATTAACTTAGAAGCAAAGAAAGCTAGCTTAAAATCCCTCTTACAACAGCAAATTGGTCAGACTGTTGGCAATAAAACAGAAGTTTCACAGAACCTATTACAGATTGGAGGACTAAAACAAAACCTGATCCAAAATTTTCTACAGTCAGAAATACAGCGCATTGGTTTAGCTAAAAGACTCTCCTCTTTATACAACTCCCGTTCAATATACGAAAAGCGCGTTAAACTCATACCCCAGCTAGCACAAAATCAGAGGGAGTTAGAACGGAAAGCTGAAGTCGCAGAATCGACATATCAAACCCTATTGAAAAAGGTTCAAGAATTACAGTTAGTTGAGAATACAAATACAGCCAGCTCGCGGATTATTGCTCAGGCTATAGTGCCCGATAAGCCCGTAGAAAGCAAAAAAATTATTGTTTTAGTGCTAGGAGTAATGTTCGGTCTATTCTTGGCTACTACAACAGTCCTTGTTCTAGGTATGAGAGATAGATCTCTGAAAACACTTCAGGAAATCAGAGATATATTTAGATATACTTTGCTAGGAATTGTTCCTTTGTCTGTTAAAAAGATTCACTCCCGTTATTCAAATACAGAATCAATAAATCAAACAATTGCTGTTAGAGATACGCCTTACACTTTAACTAGCGAAATGTACAGAATGATTCAAGCTAATCTGAAATTCCTGAGTTCAGATAAAGTGCTAAAAACTATCGTGGTAACTAGCGCAGTTCCTAAAGAAGGCAAGTCTACAGTTTCAGCTAATTTGGCAACAGCGATCGCTCAATTAGGACGTCAAGTTTTACTAATCGATGCAGATATGCGAGTTCCTTCTCAGCATCATCTCTGGGAAGTAAGCAATGCAGATGGCTTGAGTGAAGTTCTTGTAGGTCAGACTGAATTTGATGTTGCTTTATCTAAAGTAATGGATAATCTTGATGTCTTAACTGCTGGCTCTAGACCTCCTAATCCACTTGCTTTACTTGACTCAAAGCGGATGGCATCGCTGATTGAAAGTTTCTCATCTCAATATAAATATGATTTTGTAATTATTGATGCTCCTCCCCTGCTTTTGGCAGCCGATGCTTTGACTATAAGCCAAATGACTGATGGGATTTTGTTAGTAGCTCGACCTGGGGTAATTGATTCTAACAGTGCATCTGCTGCTCAAGAAATTCTAGAGAGATCTAGTCACAACGTATTAGGTTTAGTTGTGAATGGTATCATTGATAAAAACGAATCTAGTAGCTATTTCAATCATGTTAAACAATACTTTACTTATCAAGATTTGACAAAAGAGGCAAAGCTACAAAAACGCATTCCAAATAAGACCTCTGTATAAATTAAATAAACAAATTGATATTTCCTCTTACCAGTTAATTGAATACCATAACTGGTAAGTAATCTTACAGGATTAATTACACAAAAACTTGGCTCAAATTCTTGCTAGTCAAAAATCAATAATTAATTCTGTTGGGATGCTTGTATCATATCTGTTTAATTTATTTAGCCAAATAATAAGTCTACCTGCGAAGGTAGACTTATTATTTGGTATAGTTGTTGTAGACTTCAGCCTGACAAAACTATGTCTAGATTGCAAGACATAATATTATGGTTACTGATATTCGTGTGCCCCAATATCATATCCAGCACCGACAGGACGAGGTTTACCAAAATAATCGTTATTCAAATTAGTCCACTTAAAACCATTATTGATGGCCCGACTCGTTCCTTTGATTCTAAAGTCACCACCTGAGGGATTTACAAACTGTGGATCTGCCATTATATCATTAGTCCCCACAGAATTTGCACGAGAACCATTGTTATTGTAGAGATTGTAGTTAA
The Nostoc punctiforme PCC 73102 genome window above contains:
- a CDS encoding GumC family protein, with the translated sequence MSAKSTESRESIDLDLSRYLLILKRWWLPATVIFTATVILSAIATQFMKPSYEAEGKLLFRIPSFKVVGSNLLPTNTEGGDAGDLKSLLATQNPINTQIEVISSPTLLQRTIDKLQLKDQEGKPLEVEKLRKSLTLKIVSATDVLRISYTSPDPEQSAAVVNTIMSLYLDNDILTNRSEAAATRQFIAKQLPKTQEVVNNTEVALRIFKQKYQIADLSEETKSAVATIGNLDNEMNTVKAQLDEVNAQTNELRQKVELNSQEAIAVSALSQSPAVQGVLTQLQETERQLAIERSRFLDDNPVIINLEAKKASLKSLLQQQIGQTVGNKTEVSQNLLQIGGLKQNLIQNFLQSEIQRIGLAKRLSSLYNSRSIYEKRVKLIPQLAQNQRELERKAEVAESTYQTLLKKVQELQLVENTNTASSRIIAQAIVPDKPVESKKIIVLVLGVMFGLFLATTTVLVLGMRDRSLKTLQEIRDIFRYTLLGIVPLSVKKIHSRYSNTESINQTIAVRDTPYTLTSEMYRMIQANLKFLSSDKVLKTIVVTSAVPKEGKSTVSANLATAIAQLGRQVLLIDADMRVPSQHHLWEVSNADGLSEVLVGQTEFDVALSKVMDNLDVLTAGSRPPNPLALLDSKRMASLIESFSSQYKYDFVIIDAPPLLLAADALTISQMTDGILLVARPGVIDSNSASAAQEILERSSHNVLGLVVNGIIDKNESSSYFNHVKQYFTYQDLTKEAKLQKRIPNKTSV